The Bradyrhizobium guangxiense genomic sequence CGTTCAGGGCCGGCGCAGTGCCGCGATACGGCACATATTGCAGCTTGATGCCGGATACGCTCTCGAAATAGACGCCGGCGATGTGGCTGCCGGAGCCGGCCCCTGCGGTGCCGGCGGTCGGCGGCGACGGCCGAGACTTTAGCCACTCCAGGAGCTCCTTCAGCGAGGTCGCAGGCACGGCCGTCTTGCTGACGACGATCATGGGATTGCTGGGCAAGAGCACCACCGGCTCGAGATCGGCGACGAGGTCGTATTTGAGCTTGTAAACGGCGCCGTTGGCGACGTGGGTGCCGAGATGGCCGAACGAGATGGTGTAGCCGTCCGCTGGCGACTGCACCGCACGGGCAACGCCGATCGAGCCGCCCGCGCCAGTGACATTCTCGACCACGACGGGCTGACCAAGGGACACGCGCATGCGCTCGGCGAGCACCCGCGCCATCGCATCCGACGGGCCGCCGGCCGCGAAGGGCACGATGATGGTGACGGGATGGGAGGGATAGTCATCGGCGCGCACGGCACCGGTCACAGCGAGAATAGCGAACAGCGCAGCCCAGACGGCCTTCGTCATTGTCTTCTCCCCAGCGATGTCATTTTTGTTTTTGCTCTTCCCGCGTACGGGAAGAGGAAGCATTCGTGGCGTATTGCCGCGCAAAAACTAGAACTGCGAATAGTCGATCGGCTTGTGACGGTCGAGCGTACGGGTGACCGGCGGCAGCGGATACTTCAGGCCGGGGGCGCAGTTGAACAGCATGACGCGGTCGCTCTTCGCGACGCGGCCGTCGGCGAGGCTCTCCTTGTAGGCCGCATAGGTGGCAGCGCCCTCGGGGCACAGCAAGAGCCCCTCCTCGCGCGCGACCTCGTTCAGCGCCGCCGAGATCTTGTCGTCGTCGACTGCAATCGCAAAGCCCTTGCTTTCGCGCACCGCACGCAGGATCAGGAAATCGCCGATCGCCTGCGGCACGCGGATGCCCGAGGCAATGGTGTGGGCGTCCTCCCAGCGCGTCGCATGCTCGGTGCCGGCCTCGTAAGCGCGCACCATCGGCGCGCAGCCCGAGGCCTGCACCGCGACCATGCGCGGGCGCTTCGAGCCGATGAAGCCGATCTTCTCGAGCTCGTCGAACGCCTTCCACATGCCGATCAGGCCGGTGCCGCCGCCGGTCGGATAGAAGATCACGTCGGGCACGTCCCAGCCGAGCTGCTCGGCGAGCTCGAGGCCCATCGTCTTCTTGCCCTCGATGCGGTACGGCTCCTTCAGCGTGGAGGTGTCGAACCAGCCGACCTTGGCCTTGCCCTCGCCGACGATCTTGCCGCAATCGTCGATATAGCCGTTGACGCGGTAGACGGTCGCGCCCTGCAGCTCGATCTCGCTGACATTCACCTCGGGCGTATCGGCCGGGCAGAAGATCGTGGTCTTGATGCCGCACGACGTCGCGTAAGCTGCGAGCGCCGCGCCGGCATTGCCGTTGGTCGGCATTGCCATGTGCTTGATGCCGAGCGCCTTGCCCATCGACACCGCCATCACCAGGCCGCGCGCCTTGAACGAGCCGGTCGGCAGCCTCCCTTCGTCCTTCACGATGATCTCGCCACCGCCGAGCTTCTTGCCGAGCTTGGGCAGCCGGATCAGCGGCGTCGTGACTTCGCCAAGCGAAACGATGTCCTTGCATTTGCGCACCGGCAACAGCTCGCGGTAGCGCCACATGTCGCCGGGGCGATTGCTGAGCGCATCCTTGGTCAGCGCCTTCTTCACGCCGGCGAGGTCATAGCGGACCAGCAGCGGCTTGCCGGCTTTGGAGAGATTGTGGACCTGATCGGCGGCGTAATGATCGCCCTCCATCGCGCATTCGAGATGGGTGACGAAGGTCGGGCGTTCGATGGTGAGGTTGTCGTTGTCGTGCATGGGGTGATTCTTTCTTCTTCGTTATAGTGCCAGTTTCTCCGTCATTGCCGGGCTTGCCCCGGCAATCCATCCCTTGAAGAGCGCTTCGCTGGATGGATGCGCGGGTCAAGCCCGCGCATGACGAGCGGAGAAGCGACTAGATATTCAGCACCCGCCCATAGGCATCCAGCACGGCTTCCTTCATCATCTCCGACAAGGTCGGATGCGGGAAGACCGTGTGCATTAGCTCTTCTTCGGTCGTCTCCAGGTTCATGGCGACGACGTAGCCCTGGATCAGCTCGGTGACCTCGGCGCCGACCATGTGGGCCCCGAGCAGCTGGCCGGTCTTCTTGTCGAAGATGACCTTGACCAGGCCCTGGTCCTCGCCGAGCGCGATCGCCTTGCCGTTGCCGACGAAGGGGAAGCGGCCGACGCGGATCTCGCGACCGCTCTCTTTCGCTTTGGCTTCGGTAAGGCCAACCGAGGCGACCTGGGGATGGCAATAGGTGCAGCCCGGGATCATATTCTTGTCCATGGGATGCGGATTGAGGCCCTTAATCGCCTCGACGCAGATCACGCCTTCATGCTCGGCCTTGTGCGCGAGCATCGGGGGGCCCGCGACATCGCCGATGGCATAGATGCCGGGGACGTTGGTCTTGCAGTGACCGTCGACCACGATGATGCCGCGGTCGGTCTTGACCCCGAGCTTTTCCAGGCCGAGATTCTCGATATTGCCGACGACGCCGACCGCCGAGATCACGCGCTCGAACTCGGGGGTGACGGGCTTGCCCTTGCCGTCGTCGATGGTGGCGACGACGCTGTCGGCCTTCTTCTCCAGCTTCGTCACCTTGGTCGAGGACATGATCTTGATGCCCTGCTTCTCCAGGCGCTTGCGGGCGAGGCCCGCGATCTCGGCGTCTTCGACCGGAAGGATCTGCGGCAGCACCTCGACCACGGTGACGTCGGAGCCCATGGTGTGGAAGAACGAGGCGAACTCGATGCCGATCGCGCCCGAACCGACCACCAGCAGCGACTTCGGCATCCGCTCTGGCACCATCGCCTCGAAATAGGTCCAGATCAGTTTCTTGTCCGGCTCGAGCCCGGGCAGCACGCGCGGCCGCGCGCCGGTCGCGACGATGATGTGCTTGGCCTGGTAAGTCCCCTCGCCCAGCGATCCCTTGGGGGCCTCGACGTCGGATTTCTTCACGGTGACCTTGCCGGGCGCGTCGATCGAGGCCGCGCCCCAGATCACACTGACCTTGTTCTTCTTCATCAGGAATCCGACGCCGTCGTTGAGGCGTTTGGAGACGCCGCGCGAGCGTTGCACCACCGCCTTCGGATCGAACGAGACCTTCTCTGCCGACAAGCCGTAATCCTTGGCATGCTGCATGTAGTGGTAGATCTCGGCCGAGCGCAGCAGCGCCTTGGTCGGGATGCAGCCCCAATTCAGGCAGATGCCGCCGAGGTAGGATTTTTCGATGATCGCGGTCTTGAAGCCGAGCTGGGCGGCGCGGATGGCGGTGACATAGCCGCCGGGACCGGAGCCGATGATGATGACGTCGAAGGATGTATCGGCCATGGCGGCTCCCGTTCAACTCAAGAGGCGCCGCGGGCGCGGCGCTTGACCAGAAAAGATCTCACCAACCATTCGAGCATCACCGCCAGGACCATGACGGCCAGCGCGGTGAGCACGATCGGCTGAGCGATGTTCCGTGCCAGTTGCTCTCCGGCAAAGAACGCAGAGTGAAGAAAGTCGAGCCCAATCGGGTTGAGCGCGACGACG encodes the following:
- a CDS encoding tripartite tricarboxylate transporter substrate binding protein BugD, coding for MTKAVWAALFAILAVTGAVRADDYPSHPVTIIVPFAAGGPSDAMARVLAERMRVSLGQPVVVENVTGAGGSIGVARAVQSPADGYTISFGHLGTHVANGAVYKLKYDLVADLEPVVLLPSNPMIVVSKTAVPATSLKELLEWLKSRPSPPTAGTAGAGSGSHIAGVYFESVSGIKLQYVPYRGTAPALNDLIAGQIDIIVDQTSNSIGQVRAGTIRAYAITDDKRLTSAPDIPTAEEAGLKGFNMTLWSGMWVPKGTPKEIVAKLNAAAVEALNDPAVKKQLENQGLEMTPKDQLTPEALGTRQKAEIAKWWPIIKAANIKVD
- the lpdA gene encoding dihydrolipoyl dehydrogenase — protein: MADTSFDVIIIGSGPGGYVTAIRAAQLGFKTAIIEKSYLGGICLNWGCIPTKALLRSAEIYHYMQHAKDYGLSAEKVSFDPKAVVQRSRGVSKRLNDGVGFLMKKNKVSVIWGAASIDAPGKVTVKKSDVEAPKGSLGEGTYQAKHIIVATGARPRVLPGLEPDKKLIWTYFEAMVPERMPKSLLVVGSGAIGIEFASFFHTMGSDVTVVEVLPQILPVEDAEIAGLARKRLEKQGIKIMSSTKVTKLEKKADSVVATIDDGKGKPVTPEFERVISAVGVVGNIENLGLEKLGVKTDRGIIVVDGHCKTNVPGIYAIGDVAGPPMLAHKAEHEGVICVEAIKGLNPHPMDKNMIPGCTYCHPQVASVGLTEAKAKESGREIRVGRFPFVGNGKAIALGEDQGLVKVIFDKKTGQLLGAHMVGAEVTELIQGYVVAMNLETTEEELMHTVFPHPTLSEMMKEAVLDAYGRVLNI
- a CDS encoding threonine synthase, translating into MHDNDNLTIERPTFVTHLECAMEGDHYAADQVHNLSKAGKPLLVRYDLAGVKKALTKDALSNRPGDMWRYRELLPVRKCKDIVSLGEVTTPLIRLPKLGKKLGGGEIIVKDEGRLPTGSFKARGLVMAVSMGKALGIKHMAMPTNGNAGAALAAYATSCGIKTTIFCPADTPEVNVSEIELQGATVYRVNGYIDDCGKIVGEGKAKVGWFDTSTLKEPYRIEGKKTMGLELAEQLGWDVPDVIFYPTGGGTGLIGMWKAFDELEKIGFIGSKRPRMVAVQASGCAPMVRAYEAGTEHATRWEDAHTIASGIRVPQAIGDFLILRAVRESKGFAIAVDDDKISAALNEVAREEGLLLCPEGAATYAAYKESLADGRVAKSDRVMLFNCAPGLKYPLPPVTRTLDRHKPIDYSQF